A region from the Xiphias gladius isolate SHS-SW01 ecotype Sanya breed wild chromosome 20, ASM1685928v1, whole genome shotgun sequence genome encodes:
- the LOC120806101 gene encoding AP2-associated protein kinase 1-like isoform X2: protein MYGRSSYLWTTAKVENILLHDKGHYVLCDFGSATNKFQSPQTEGVAAVEEEIKKYTTLSYRAPEMVNLYNNKIITTKADIWALGCLLYKLCFFTLPFGESQVAICDGSFTIPDNSRYSYDLHCLIRYMLEPDPDKRPDIYQVSYFAFKLAQRTCPVQNVKNSPIPSKLPEPIKASEAAAAKKSQTKPRLTDPIPTTETSITPRQRPKAAHTQPAAGILPIQPAALTPRKRANLPGGAAQPVGVSLDLSQPAAALQSQKAQTSALPLIQSQNNSSQAVAPQKQAVQPAPATGAETTATAVVSPVTKADVQPQAQPTVQQQATAPSVVSSTSQQATATPSSPAPPQRPARRKQASQAQQPAAQPSPSKPAPGQPPVFQEQITQASVAQAQPASTENSQKSAETTPPASPKTTEERGHQRIPSDATASSAVAVPVGDSQQLQGANGDTALNQSLTSQLSTTQPVQLSGGDAVQDQSKAVPTAPASGVATNTPMQPAWNPFDDDNFSSLTAEEFKTEDKKPNDLPSETETTSSEELIPGLQASTVENEPQEAVERPSTILDMDSGASLLAVPDPFLSLELSDAPEKLIEGLKSPDTSSLMLPDLLSLSDPFGGSVEESAKDSLTADDSLLGSSLISGPSAPPAASSATSSSSSAPTSAASALDDFSLLCGDSAQPKADTSLLISDFEPQQASGEAAREDEFDPIPVTGRKNSQDLQGELNSNVLQDFGAVASEQSSAETQSLTIQQRTAACVHNKHMLQSDERSLKHHTITTPSTSFHFIPVNQVPQFQPPNSPVTSDVFQLAPFKTPGKEGKMAFSSSSFSASHKPAEASDVFLQAPFGKRQEATKANAHIFKSVAQPNQTSQKCHLVPVSSLPAPQPVSIRGLPQPLLQQPVAVHRVVSRIGQQAAVGSVAVGPLHSWTIGGRALDDPFTAAPFQPRCSQGKP from the exons ATGTATGGGAGGTCCTCATACTTATGGACTACTGCAAAG GTGGAGAACATCCTCCTGCATGACAAGGGTCATTATGTGCTGTGTGACTTTGGCAGCGCCACTAACAAGTTCCAGAGTCCACAGACTGAGGGAGTTGCCGCCGTGGAGGAAGAGATCAAAAA GTACACCACTTTATCATATCGTGCCCCTGAAATGGTGAACCTCTACAACAACAAGATCATCACCACAAAAGCAGATATCTGG GCACTGGGTTGTTTGCTGTACAAGTTGTGCTTCTTCACACTGCCCTTTGGTGAAAGCCAGGTGGCCATCTGTGATGGCAGTTTCACCATTCCAGATAACTCACGCTACTCTTACGATCTTCACTGCCTCATTC ggtaCATGCTGGAGCCAGACCCAGACAAAAGACCAGATATCTACCAGGTGTCCTACTTTGCTTTTAAACTAGCTCAGCGGACCTGCCCTGTTCAGAATGTGAAG AATTCTCCAATTCCTTCTAAACTTCCTGAGCCAATCAAAGCAAGTGAGGCTGCTgcagcaaagaagagccagacTAAGCCCAG ACTGACAGATCCAATTCCCACCACTGAAACCTCCATCACCCCTCGCCAGAGGCCGAAAGCAGCCCATACCCAGCCTGCTGCTGGCATCCTACCCATCCAGCCTGCTGCTCTCACCCCTCGCAAGCGGGCTAATCTCCCTGGGGGTGCAGCTCAGCCTGTGG GAGTCAGCTTAGATCTCTCTCAgccagctgcagctctgcagtcaCAGAAGGCGCAGACTTCAGCTCTGCCTCTCATCCAGTCACAAAACAATTCCAGTCAGGCTGTGGCTCCACAGAAGCAG gcAGTGCAGCCAGCCCCAGCTACAGGAGCAGAGACTACAGCAACAGCAGTGGTATCACCAGTGACCAAGGCGGACGTCCAACCACAAGCGCAGCCAACAGTCCAGCAACAGGCCACAGCTCCCTCTGTGGTCAGCTCCACCTCCCAACAGGCAACAGCGACTCCATCCAGCCCGGCCCCACCTCAACGCCCAGCTCGACGCAAGCAGGCCAGCCAGGCccagcagccagcagctcaGCCTTCGCCCAGCAAACCGGCCCCTGGTCAGCCGCCTGTATTTCAGGAGCAGATAACTCAGGCATCAGTTGCCCAGGCTCAGCCTGCCTCCACCGAGAACAGCCAAAAATCAGCTGAGACA ACTCCACCTGCTTCTCCAAAGACAACTGAAGAACGAGGACACCAACGCATCCCGAGTGACGCAACAGCAAGTAGTGCTGTTGCAGTGCCAGTTGGTGACTCACAGCAGCTGCAAGGAGCTAATGGAGATACTGCCCTCAACCA ATCACTTACATCTCAACTAAGCACCACCCAGCCTGTTCAGCTCAGTGGTGGAGATGCAGTCCAGGACCAAAGCAAGGCTGTACCCACTGCTCCTGCCTCTGGCGTTGCCACCAACACCCCCATGCAGCCCGCATGGAACCCCTTTGACGATGATAACTTTTCCAGCCTCACTGCTGAGGAATtcaaaacagaagacaaaaagcCTAATG acctaCCTTCAGAAACTGAGACAACATCTTCTGAAGAGTTGATACCAGGCCTCCAAGCCTCAACTGTAGAAAATGAACCCCAAGAAGCTG TTGAAAGACCATCAACCATTCTTGACATGGATTCAGGAGCCTCACTGTTGGCTGTCCCAGATCCTTTCCTTTCCCTCGAACTGTCAGATGCACCAG AGAAGCTGATTGAAGGACTCAAATCTCCAGACACGTCTTCACTCATGCTTCCTGACCTCTTGTCATTGTCGGATCCTTTCGGTGGCTCTGTTGAAGAATCTGCAAAAG ACTCTCTCACTGCAGACGACTCTCTCCTGGGAAGCTCTCTGATCTCTGGTCCGTCCGCCCCGCCAGCAGCGAGCAGTgccacctcctccagctcctctgccCCCACCTCCGCTGCCTCTGCTTTGGATGATTTCAGCCTGTTGTGTGGAGACTCCGCGCAGCCAAAAGCAG ACACGTCTCTCCTGATATCAGACTTTGAGCCCCAACAAGCCAGTGGAGAGGCGGCCAGAGAGGATGAGTTTGATCCTATTCCTGTCACAGGCCGAAAGAACTCCCAAG ACCTGCAGGGGGAGCTCAACAGTAACGTACTGCAAGACTTTGGGGCCGTGGCTTCGGAACAGTCGTCCGCGGAGACGCAAAGCCTGACGATCCAGCAGAGGACTGCTGCATGTGTCCATAATAAACACATGCTGCAATCAGATGAGAGGAGCTTAAAACACCATACAATAACAACTCCATCCACCAGTTTTCACTTCATACCTGTCAACCAAGTACCCCAGTTCCAGCCTCCAAACAGCCCAGTCACCTCTGATGTCTTCCAGCTGGCCCCTTTTAAAACACCAGGAAAAGAAGGGAAGATGGCATTCAGCAGCTCCTCCTTTTCTGCATCTCATAAACCTGCTGAGGCGTCTGATGTTTTCCTCCAGGCCCCGTTTGGAAAGAGGCAGGAAGCCACCAAAGCTAACGCTCACATATTTAAGTCTGTTGCGCAGCCGAATCAAACCAGCCAAAAATGTCACCTGGTCCCAGTATcatctcttcctgctcctcagcCTGTTAGTATCCGGGGCCTTCCTCAGCCTCTGCTCCAGCAGCCAGTGGCGGTGCACCGGGTCGTCTCCAGGATCGGTCAGCAGGCTGCCGTGGGTTCTGTGGCTGTGGGGCCTCTGCATTCCTGGACCATAGGGGGAAGAGCTCTGGATGACCCGTTTACTGCTGCACCTTTTCAGCCAAGATGCTCTCAGGGGAAACCTTGA
- the LOC120806101 gene encoding AP2-associated protein kinase 1-like isoform X3 yields MRKFFDSRRELVSSGPGSGGGGGSSGSSHAGGNFIGRAFTVGRHQVTVEEIIAEGGFAIVFLVRTNQGVRCALKRMYVNNEHDLQVCKCEIQIMKDLVGHKNIVGYLDSSITAMGSRDVWEVLILMDYCKGGQVVNLMNQRLQTGFTEAEVLRIFCDTCDAVSRLHQRKTPIIHRDLKVENILLHDKGHYVLCDFGSATNKFQSPQTEGVAAVEEEIKKYTTLSYRAPEMVNLYNNKIITTKADIWALGCLLYKLCFFTLPFGESQVAICDGSFTIPDNSRYSYDLHCLIRYMLEPDPDKRPDIYQVSYFAFKLAQRTCPVQNVKNSPIPSKLPEPIKASEAAAAKKSQTKPRLTDPIPTTETSITPRQRPKAAHTQPAAGILPIQPAALTPRKRANLPGGAAQPVGVSLDLSQPAAALQSQKAQTSALPLIQSQNNSSQAVAPQKQAVQPAPATGAETTATAVVSPVTKADVQPQAQPTVQQQATAPSVVSSTSQQATATPSSPAPPQRPARRKQASQAQQPAAQPSPSKPAPGQPPVFQEQITQASVAQAQPASTENSQKSAETTPPASPKTTEERGHQRIPSDATASSAVAVPVGDSQQLQGANGDTALNQSLTSQLSTTQPVQLSGGDAVQDQSKAVPTAPASGVATNTPMQPAWNPFDDDNFSSLTAEEFKTEDKKPNDLPSETETTSSEELIPGLQASTVENEPQEAVERPSTILDMDSGASLLAVPDPFLSLELSDAPEKLIEGLKSPDTSSLMLPDLLSLSDPFGGSVEESAKDSLTADDSLLGSSLISGPSAPPAASSATSSSSSAPTSAASALDDFSLLCGDSAQPKADTSLLISDFEPQQASGEAAREDEFDPIPVTGRKNSQVSGGHSRSNSGGSESSLPSLARSLLLVDQLIDL; encoded by the exons ATGAGGAAGTTCTTTGATTCTCGCCGGGAGTTGGTCAGCTCTGGGCCTGGTTCTGGGGGAGGAGGTGGCAGCTCGGGGTCCAGCCATGCAGGCGGAAATTTCATTGGACGAGCCTTCACTGTCGGGCGACACCAAGTCACTGTTGAGGAGATTATCGCTGAAG GTGGTTTTGCAATTGTCTTCCTTGTGCGAACAAATCAAGGGGTTCGTTGTGCCCTGAAGAGGATGTATGTCAACAATGAGCATGATCTGCAGGTTTGCAAATGCGAGATTCAAATAATG AAAGACCTTGTCGGTCACAAGAATATTGTTGGTTATCTGGACTCCAGTATCACAGCTATGGGATCAAGGGATGTATGGGAGGTCCTCATACTTATGGACTACTGCAAAG GAGGGCAGGTGGTCAATTTGATGAATCAGAGGCTGCAGACTGGCTTCACTGAGGCTGAGGTGCTGCGGATCTTCTGTGACACCTGTGATGCTGTTTCTCGCCTGCACCAGCGCAAGACACCTATCATCCACAGAGACCTTAAG GTGGAGAACATCCTCCTGCATGACAAGGGTCATTATGTGCTGTGTGACTTTGGCAGCGCCACTAACAAGTTCCAGAGTCCACAGACTGAGGGAGTTGCCGCCGTGGAGGAAGAGATCAAAAA GTACACCACTTTATCATATCGTGCCCCTGAAATGGTGAACCTCTACAACAACAAGATCATCACCACAAAAGCAGATATCTGG GCACTGGGTTGTTTGCTGTACAAGTTGTGCTTCTTCACACTGCCCTTTGGTGAAAGCCAGGTGGCCATCTGTGATGGCAGTTTCACCATTCCAGATAACTCACGCTACTCTTACGATCTTCACTGCCTCATTC ggtaCATGCTGGAGCCAGACCCAGACAAAAGACCAGATATCTACCAGGTGTCCTACTTTGCTTTTAAACTAGCTCAGCGGACCTGCCCTGTTCAGAATGTGAAG AATTCTCCAATTCCTTCTAAACTTCCTGAGCCAATCAAAGCAAGTGAGGCTGCTgcagcaaagaagagccagacTAAGCCCAG ACTGACAGATCCAATTCCCACCACTGAAACCTCCATCACCCCTCGCCAGAGGCCGAAAGCAGCCCATACCCAGCCTGCTGCTGGCATCCTACCCATCCAGCCTGCTGCTCTCACCCCTCGCAAGCGGGCTAATCTCCCTGGGGGTGCAGCTCAGCCTGTGG GAGTCAGCTTAGATCTCTCTCAgccagctgcagctctgcagtcaCAGAAGGCGCAGACTTCAGCTCTGCCTCTCATCCAGTCACAAAACAATTCCAGTCAGGCTGTGGCTCCACAGAAGCAG gcAGTGCAGCCAGCCCCAGCTACAGGAGCAGAGACTACAGCAACAGCAGTGGTATCACCAGTGACCAAGGCGGACGTCCAACCACAAGCGCAGCCAACAGTCCAGCAACAGGCCACAGCTCCCTCTGTGGTCAGCTCCACCTCCCAACAGGCAACAGCGACTCCATCCAGCCCGGCCCCACCTCAACGCCCAGCTCGACGCAAGCAGGCCAGCCAGGCccagcagccagcagctcaGCCTTCGCCCAGCAAACCGGCCCCTGGTCAGCCGCCTGTATTTCAGGAGCAGATAACTCAGGCATCAGTTGCCCAGGCTCAGCCTGCCTCCACCGAGAACAGCCAAAAATCAGCTGAGACA ACTCCACCTGCTTCTCCAAAGACAACTGAAGAACGAGGACACCAACGCATCCCGAGTGACGCAACAGCAAGTAGTGCTGTTGCAGTGCCAGTTGGTGACTCACAGCAGCTGCAAGGAGCTAATGGAGATACTGCCCTCAACCA ATCACTTACATCTCAACTAAGCACCACCCAGCCTGTTCAGCTCAGTGGTGGAGATGCAGTCCAGGACCAAAGCAAGGCTGTACCCACTGCTCCTGCCTCTGGCGTTGCCACCAACACCCCCATGCAGCCCGCATGGAACCCCTTTGACGATGATAACTTTTCCAGCCTCACTGCTGAGGAATtcaaaacagaagacaaaaagcCTAATG acctaCCTTCAGAAACTGAGACAACATCTTCTGAAGAGTTGATACCAGGCCTCCAAGCCTCAACTGTAGAAAATGAACCCCAAGAAGCTG TTGAAAGACCATCAACCATTCTTGACATGGATTCAGGAGCCTCACTGTTGGCTGTCCCAGATCCTTTCCTTTCCCTCGAACTGTCAGATGCACCAG AGAAGCTGATTGAAGGACTCAAATCTCCAGACACGTCTTCACTCATGCTTCCTGACCTCTTGTCATTGTCGGATCCTTTCGGTGGCTCTGTTGAAGAATCTGCAAAAG ACTCTCTCACTGCAGACGACTCTCTCCTGGGAAGCTCTCTGATCTCTGGTCCGTCCGCCCCGCCAGCAGCGAGCAGTgccacctcctccagctcctctgccCCCACCTCCGCTGCCTCTGCTTTGGATGATTTCAGCCTGTTGTGTGGAGACTCCGCGCAGCCAAAAGCAG ACACGTCTCTCCTGATATCAGACTTTGAGCCCCAACAAGCCAGTGGAGAGGCGGCCAGAGAGGATGAGTTTGATCCTATTCCTGTCACAGGCCGAAAGAACTCCCAAG TTTCAGGAGGCCACTCGCGCAGTAACAGTGGCGGCTCTGAATCCAGCCTGCCCAGCTTGGCCCGCTCCCTGCTGCTGGTGGACCAGCTCATCGACTTGTAG
- the LOC120806101 gene encoding AP2-associated protein kinase 1-like isoform X1, translated as MRKFFDSRRELVSSGPGSGGGGGSSGSSHAGGNFIGRAFTVGRHQVTVEEIIAEGGFAIVFLVRTNQGVRCALKRMYVNNEHDLQVCKCEIQIMKDLVGHKNIVGYLDSSITAMGSRDVWEVLILMDYCKGGQVVNLMNQRLQTGFTEAEVLRIFCDTCDAVSRLHQRKTPIIHRDLKVENILLHDKGHYVLCDFGSATNKFQSPQTEGVAAVEEEIKKYTTLSYRAPEMVNLYNNKIITTKADIWALGCLLYKLCFFTLPFGESQVAICDGSFTIPDNSRYSYDLHCLIRYMLEPDPDKRPDIYQVSYFAFKLAQRTCPVQNVKNSPIPSKLPEPIKASEAAAAKKSQTKPRLTDPIPTTETSITPRQRPKAAHTQPAAGILPIQPAALTPRKRANLPGGAAQPVGVSLDLSQPAAALQSQKAQTSALPLIQSQNNSSQAVAPQKQAVQPAPATGAETTATAVVSPVTKADVQPQAQPTVQQQATAPSVVSSTSQQATATPSSPAPPQRPARRKQASQAQQPAAQPSPSKPAPGQPPVFQEQITQASVAQAQPASTENSQKSAETTPPASPKTTEERGHQRIPSDATASSAVAVPVGDSQQLQGANGDTALNQSLTSQLSTTQPVQLSGGDAVQDQSKAVPTAPASGVATNTPMQPAWNPFDDDNFSSLTAEEFKTEDKKPNDLPSETETTSSEELIPGLQASTVENEPQEAVERPSTILDMDSGASLLAVPDPFLSLELSDAPEKLIEGLKSPDTSSLMLPDLLSLSDPFGGSVEESAKDSLTADDSLLGSSLISGPSAPPAASSATSSSSSAPTSAASALDDFSLLCGDSAQPKADTSLLISDFEPQQASGEAAREDEFDPIPVTGRKNSQDLQGELNSNVLQDFGAVASEQSSAETQSLTIQQRTAACVHNKHMLQSDERSLKHHTITTPSTSFHFIPVNQVPQFQPPNSPVTSDVFQLAPFKTPGKEGKMAFSSSSFSASHKPAEASDVFLQAPFGKRQEATKANAHIFKSVAQPNQTSQKCHLVPVSSLPAPQPVSIRGLPQPLLQQPVAVHRVVSRIGQQAAVGSVAVGPLHSWTIGGRALDDPFTAAPFQPRCSQGKP; from the exons ATGAGGAAGTTCTTTGATTCTCGCCGGGAGTTGGTCAGCTCTGGGCCTGGTTCTGGGGGAGGAGGTGGCAGCTCGGGGTCCAGCCATGCAGGCGGAAATTTCATTGGACGAGCCTTCACTGTCGGGCGACACCAAGTCACTGTTGAGGAGATTATCGCTGAAG GTGGTTTTGCAATTGTCTTCCTTGTGCGAACAAATCAAGGGGTTCGTTGTGCCCTGAAGAGGATGTATGTCAACAATGAGCATGATCTGCAGGTTTGCAAATGCGAGATTCAAATAATG AAAGACCTTGTCGGTCACAAGAATATTGTTGGTTATCTGGACTCCAGTATCACAGCTATGGGATCAAGGGATGTATGGGAGGTCCTCATACTTATGGACTACTGCAAAG GAGGGCAGGTGGTCAATTTGATGAATCAGAGGCTGCAGACTGGCTTCACTGAGGCTGAGGTGCTGCGGATCTTCTGTGACACCTGTGATGCTGTTTCTCGCCTGCACCAGCGCAAGACACCTATCATCCACAGAGACCTTAAG GTGGAGAACATCCTCCTGCATGACAAGGGTCATTATGTGCTGTGTGACTTTGGCAGCGCCACTAACAAGTTCCAGAGTCCACAGACTGAGGGAGTTGCCGCCGTGGAGGAAGAGATCAAAAA GTACACCACTTTATCATATCGTGCCCCTGAAATGGTGAACCTCTACAACAACAAGATCATCACCACAAAAGCAGATATCTGG GCACTGGGTTGTTTGCTGTACAAGTTGTGCTTCTTCACACTGCCCTTTGGTGAAAGCCAGGTGGCCATCTGTGATGGCAGTTTCACCATTCCAGATAACTCACGCTACTCTTACGATCTTCACTGCCTCATTC ggtaCATGCTGGAGCCAGACCCAGACAAAAGACCAGATATCTACCAGGTGTCCTACTTTGCTTTTAAACTAGCTCAGCGGACCTGCCCTGTTCAGAATGTGAAG AATTCTCCAATTCCTTCTAAACTTCCTGAGCCAATCAAAGCAAGTGAGGCTGCTgcagcaaagaagagccagacTAAGCCCAG ACTGACAGATCCAATTCCCACCACTGAAACCTCCATCACCCCTCGCCAGAGGCCGAAAGCAGCCCATACCCAGCCTGCTGCTGGCATCCTACCCATCCAGCCTGCTGCTCTCACCCCTCGCAAGCGGGCTAATCTCCCTGGGGGTGCAGCTCAGCCTGTGG GAGTCAGCTTAGATCTCTCTCAgccagctgcagctctgcagtcaCAGAAGGCGCAGACTTCAGCTCTGCCTCTCATCCAGTCACAAAACAATTCCAGTCAGGCTGTGGCTCCACAGAAGCAG gcAGTGCAGCCAGCCCCAGCTACAGGAGCAGAGACTACAGCAACAGCAGTGGTATCACCAGTGACCAAGGCGGACGTCCAACCACAAGCGCAGCCAACAGTCCAGCAACAGGCCACAGCTCCCTCTGTGGTCAGCTCCACCTCCCAACAGGCAACAGCGACTCCATCCAGCCCGGCCCCACCTCAACGCCCAGCTCGACGCAAGCAGGCCAGCCAGGCccagcagccagcagctcaGCCTTCGCCCAGCAAACCGGCCCCTGGTCAGCCGCCTGTATTTCAGGAGCAGATAACTCAGGCATCAGTTGCCCAGGCTCAGCCTGCCTCCACCGAGAACAGCCAAAAATCAGCTGAGACA ACTCCACCTGCTTCTCCAAAGACAACTGAAGAACGAGGACACCAACGCATCCCGAGTGACGCAACAGCAAGTAGTGCTGTTGCAGTGCCAGTTGGTGACTCACAGCAGCTGCAAGGAGCTAATGGAGATACTGCCCTCAACCA ATCACTTACATCTCAACTAAGCACCACCCAGCCTGTTCAGCTCAGTGGTGGAGATGCAGTCCAGGACCAAAGCAAGGCTGTACCCACTGCTCCTGCCTCTGGCGTTGCCACCAACACCCCCATGCAGCCCGCATGGAACCCCTTTGACGATGATAACTTTTCCAGCCTCACTGCTGAGGAATtcaaaacagaagacaaaaagcCTAATG acctaCCTTCAGAAACTGAGACAACATCTTCTGAAGAGTTGATACCAGGCCTCCAAGCCTCAACTGTAGAAAATGAACCCCAAGAAGCTG TTGAAAGACCATCAACCATTCTTGACATGGATTCAGGAGCCTCACTGTTGGCTGTCCCAGATCCTTTCCTTTCCCTCGAACTGTCAGATGCACCAG AGAAGCTGATTGAAGGACTCAAATCTCCAGACACGTCTTCACTCATGCTTCCTGACCTCTTGTCATTGTCGGATCCTTTCGGTGGCTCTGTTGAAGAATCTGCAAAAG ACTCTCTCACTGCAGACGACTCTCTCCTGGGAAGCTCTCTGATCTCTGGTCCGTCCGCCCCGCCAGCAGCGAGCAGTgccacctcctccagctcctctgccCCCACCTCCGCTGCCTCTGCTTTGGATGATTTCAGCCTGTTGTGTGGAGACTCCGCGCAGCCAAAAGCAG ACACGTCTCTCCTGATATCAGACTTTGAGCCCCAACAAGCCAGTGGAGAGGCGGCCAGAGAGGATGAGTTTGATCCTATTCCTGTCACAGGCCGAAAGAACTCCCAAG ACCTGCAGGGGGAGCTCAACAGTAACGTACTGCAAGACTTTGGGGCCGTGGCTTCGGAACAGTCGTCCGCGGAGACGCAAAGCCTGACGATCCAGCAGAGGACTGCTGCATGTGTCCATAATAAACACATGCTGCAATCAGATGAGAGGAGCTTAAAACACCATACAATAACAACTCCATCCACCAGTTTTCACTTCATACCTGTCAACCAAGTACCCCAGTTCCAGCCTCCAAACAGCCCAGTCACCTCTGATGTCTTCCAGCTGGCCCCTTTTAAAACACCAGGAAAAGAAGGGAAGATGGCATTCAGCAGCTCCTCCTTTTCTGCATCTCATAAACCTGCTGAGGCGTCTGATGTTTTCCTCCAGGCCCCGTTTGGAAAGAGGCAGGAAGCCACCAAAGCTAACGCTCACATATTTAAGTCTGTTGCGCAGCCGAATCAAACCAGCCAAAAATGTCACCTGGTCCCAGTATcatctcttcctgctcctcagcCTGTTAGTATCCGGGGCCTTCCTCAGCCTCTGCTCCAGCAGCCAGTGGCGGTGCACCGGGTCGTCTCCAGGATCGGTCAGCAGGCTGCCGTGGGTTCTGTGGCTGTGGGGCCTCTGCATTCCTGGACCATAGGGGGAAGAGCTCTGGATGACCCGTTTACTGCTGCACCTTTTCAGCCAAGATGCTCTCAGGGGAAACCTTGA